A segment of the Desulfurococcus mucosus DSM 2162 genome:
ATACCCATCATCCCTGAGAACCCTCCACGACTCCTTGAGAACCCTCAGCGGGTTATCCACGAAGCACAAGGTCACTATAATGAAGACCCCGCCGAAGCATGAATCCCTGAACGGGAGCTCCTCGCCAACCCCTACAACAGACTCAACACCTCTTTCGTATGCCAGTGAAATAATTCTCTCAGATGGATCGATGCCCACGTCTATTCTGAGCGGTGATGAAAACCTCCCGCTTCCAACACCGATCTCGAGCCACGGCCTTGGGACACGTGTTGAGGCTTTCTCAACAGCCCTGAGCTCCGACTCGTATATCAACCTGTTTGATTCATACCACTCATCATACTCCATGTAGAAGTCGTTGAAAGGGTTCTCCATGACTCCTCCAGGGATAGGTTGAGTGGTCGTATAGGTAAAAATATTTTCAGCGGGCGCCCCAGGCATACCGGTGGAATATAAGGGATGCATGATGCATATGTATGGTTTGAAGGAGAGGCTAATGCATGAAGCAGGCTACGATCCTTTAAGGCTCGGGGTCGAGGTCGAGAAACACGTTGCGAGGGGAGACAAGAGGAAGTACTACAGGTTCAGGGGAGGCAGGTGGTATGGTGGAATCGCCACGGCAGACTGCGTGGGGTGTAATCTCAGATGCAGGTTCTGCTGGGGCTGGATACCGAGGGACAACTACTCCAGCTACGGGGAGTTCTACTCGCCTAGAGAAGTATATGGGAGGCTTGTAGCAATAGCGTCTAGGAGAGGCTACAGATATGTAAGGGTTTCAGGGAACGAGCCCACCCTTGCATGGCAGCATCTCCTGGAACTCCTCGAGCTCTTCGAGCAGGACGGCAGGTACACCTTCATACTGGAGACAAACGGGATAATCATAGGTGCCGACAAGGCTAAAGCCAGGGATCTCGCCGGGTTCAAGCACCTACACGTCAGGGTATCGTTGAAAGGGGTGAACGAGGACGAGTTCCACAGGCTTACAGGGGCTCGCCGGGAGTTCTTCTCCCTGCAGCTCAAAGCCCTTGAAAACCTCCTTAATGAAGGCGTGAGCACTCATCCAGCAGTAATGCTCTCCTTCTCAGAACCCAGGGGAGTAGATATATTGAAGGAGAGGCTAAGGGAAATAGACAAGGGGCTTGCAGACAACCTGGAGGAAGAATACGTCTTCCTCTACCCTCACGTAGTAGAGCTCATGGCGAGGACGGGTCTGAAACCCAGAGTAGCATATAGTCCAGACGGTATACCAGGTGACCTAGTGTAGCGGCAGCCGGCTTCCCCCCGCCCTAAAAGGGTTTCCCTTAGGGCGGAGAGGAGGCCAGCTCCACGTGGAGGCTGCTAGGCCTGAAGTAAGCTGTCAACGGACTCCTTGTACCTTTTAATGCTCTTTGTCTCAAGCGGGTCAATTCCTCTGAGCCTTGCAAGCCTACAGCTAGCCAACCCTAGGACAAGGCTGCCGTACATCATCTTCTCTAGTAGGGTGCCTCCCCTCAGAGCCAACCTATATGTTGACGCACCGGTCTCCACGTATACTCCATGCATGAATTCAACGAGCCCGCGTCCCACTCTATCACTTGGATCAACGACCTCAACCACCCTGAGGGGGATCCCGGGTTGCTCGTATCCCACTATATCGTTGTGCATCCATTCAGGCGCGACGTCAACCTTAACGGGGATCTTGCTGTTCTCGTTGAACTCGTTCTTACCTCTAACAGCTAGGGGTTCAAGGGGTGTGTGAGTGGCGATGACGAGGAGGCCCTGGACGCTGTTAATCCATTCAGCCAGTCTCCGTGCTTCCTCCTCGGCCCCGCCCATGTTATCCTTGATGAAGGCGAACGCCTCCTCAGCCTCCCCCCTGCCCACGATCCTTAAGCCACTTGAGTCAAGTAAGCCGAGGATCTTGAAGAGCATGGATGGGAGAGACGCCCTGGGGGCTAGCCCAGAGGGCAACGGGATGAATGGTATGCCGTGCTTTAAAGCCAACTCCCTTAGGTAGCCTCCACTGGAAACAACGGCGACACCGCCAGCCCTCCCAAGGACACCCATGGTGGCCAGAATAGTCTCCCTGGTGTTGCCACTGTAACTAACCGATATAGCCAGCGTGCCGGAATCAATGAAACCCGGTGACACATGGCTCTTCAACGTGAAAACCGGGAGGCCTCCATGAATCATTGAGAGCGCTGACAGGAAGTCGCCGACTATGCCGCTGCCCCCCATGCCTAGAACAACTATCTTGTTGAACACCCCGTGAATCCTATACCTCCCCCACTCCATGAGGGCTCCTCTAAGCTGTTCAACCCACCCTCTGTACATCTCCTCCAAGCATATCACCGAGTAAACTATTATTCCTAGACAAGAAAATAATGGTAGTGTTGAAGCATTGAGAGCGTGTGAACATGGTTCCTCTACAACTCTTCACAAGGGGCTTCAAGGCTGTGGTAAGCCACTATATGGTTATAAAGCTGAAACTGGCATCCGAGATAATTGCGGAAGCCGGTTCCAGGGTTACACTGCTAGACCCAGGTAACATGCTGCAGGGAGCAGTTGACACAGCATACATAAATGCACCTGACAGCGGTGAACGGGCTCCGGGTGGAGGCAGCCTCCTCATAGTGTTCGAGCCTACTCAGGACATGGATCTAGAGGGGCTCGCCGAGGGACACGACAACATACTCGTCTTCACGACTCCCGGTTCACCCATTAGGATACCCAGGTTCTTCGCGAAGATGTTCATCGATAGGATCGATGAGAGGACATACATCATGAGGATGCAGGGCGGCAGGACCCTAAGGATACTCGTCAACCCGGAGGGATTGCGCTTCATAGATAAGCCTGAGGGAGCCTATGGACGCGCATACGACCTTGTTACAGGGCTCATGGCTGAGCACGGCGAGGTAACGGTGAAGGATGCCGTGAGAGCGATATCACTGGAGCTCGGTGTGAGCCGTGAAGCAGCTAGGAGGATACTCTACAGGCTTGTCGAGGAGAGGTATCTTAGAATAGTGCGTGGAAGAATATCGCTGGGTTGACGGATACACGCTAGGCGTTCGCAAGGGACTCGTCGAAGAACACCTTGTAAATGCCGAGCTTCTTGAGAACCACATTAATGTAGTCGTCTACTACATTCCTCGGAACCCCCATGCGCTCAGCCCTCGAGATCACGATGTTCTCGACAACGGAATACTTCTTATACTTCTCGTTCAACTCCTTCCACGGTATGCCCGTGAACGCCTTCACCACTGTGTTATCCACTGGGAGGAGTCCTTTAAGGATCATGAAGGCTATAATAGGGTATCCAATGTAGCCCCTGTGAATAGTTCCATTATCATCACTATACACCCTGAAGACGCCTGCCTCCTCCTGGATCAAGACAACCCTGTAACTCCTCTCCCCAGTGCTCGAAGTGACAACAGCATGTGTGGAGTCAACCACCCTAACCCTGTTGTCCCCGATGCTTCCAGCCGCTTCTAAAACCTTGATCCTCGGGGGTTTCTCCAGGGGCTTCACGCTTACACCACCAGCTTCCTTAGTACAAGGGGGCTTCCAGACTCCTCTACCCCAACCCCCTCAATCCTCTGCCCTATCCCAAGCCTCATGTAGTTCTCTAACTCCTCGTCCGGTACGAGAACATAGAACTCCCCCTCATAGCCCTCTGCCTCACCATGCACATATAGGAGCGGCTTATCGTAGCCCTCCACCTGTTCGATCCCGATGACTACGCCTGAGAAACTCTTCTTCGAAGTCAACCCGGTACACCATGATAAAAGTAGGGTTCACCAAGTAATAAAGCCTTACAGCCGAAGGCCTCGCCTTTTAAGGCGGGGGGTCAGAGTCCTCTCAACGGGCTGTGGATAAATATTAATATCACGCCGGTGATCAAATAATACTGGGGATCATTTATGAGTGAGAAAACCAGCGGAGAGCTGAACACCGGTATAATCATAGCTGGTGCATACGCTGGCAAGGTTCGTAGAACACTCTACGCCCAGCTGTCAAGCAGGGTTAAAACGGATAAGGAGTTCGCGAGAGAAGTGGCACGGGCCTCCGGAGAACTCAACATGCTACTCTACCACATACTTGTCGGGGAGCTAAAGGTGAATAAAGGCGACGCTGTAAGGGTCAGGGTAAAGTACGTGGTGGAAGGGGAACCCGGGAGGATAAAGTGGCTCTACGACTCACTGAGACTCGAAGTATTCAAGAGGGTTCCCGACGAGGAAGTAGAGGGCGCTGTCAACAAGGTTATCGCTGAAAAGCTCAGGGAGATCCAGGAGCAGTACAAGGAGGCGCCGAGCCGTGAAGAAGCGGAGAAAATACTCAGCGGTGAGGAAGCCGGGGAAACAGGTCTCGAGGCAGTTAAGCCCGGTGGAGACCCGCTTGACTCAGTGGGTTCGCTTGACGTGATCGGGGAGACAGTGGAGGGCGGATACCTCTTGAAGATCACTGGGAAGGACGGCTCGTCAATGGGGGTGGTCACACTCGCACCCAGCGGGGAGGACGTAGCGCTCGACGCAATACTACTGGGGGATGGAGACAAGGTGTACAGGTATCTAGCCAGGGTGCGTGGCAGGGTGGATCAATATATTGAGGCTCCTGGAAAAATAATTGAGGAGTTGAGGAAGGCTAAGCCCTCCCAGTTGAACAGGGAGGATGCTGCGAAACTCATAGAGGAGAAAATGAAGTTATTGATCTAAGGGGTAACCAGCAGCCTCATTCAGCTTAGTGAGGAAGTCTTTGAAGAGCCTTTTTTCAAGCCTGGCGCCAGCTGCAAATGGGTGTCCTCCACCCATAACCGGTATCTCCCTGGACATCAGCCTGAGCACCTTGTTCAAGTCCACTGATCCATCGCTCCTCAAGCTCATCACGTATGTTTCCCCACGCTCCTCCACTGCCACCCCTATCCTTGCCCTCCCATAAACCCTTGCATAGTTGGCTGCTTTACCGACACTGCCCGGCGGATTCACCACGTATCCTACGGCCCCGTAAACCACCGTATTCGCTTTAACCCATAGCCTGAGCTCCTCGTCGCGTCTAGCCTGCTCCAGGGCTCTCTCAACCATGGCGGTGTTCAAGCTTGGGAGACTATTCTTGGACAGGTATTCGACAACCCTGCGTTTAAACTCGTGGTCTCTCCGGGTGCCCTCCAATGCCTGGGTTAGTACGCCTGCCTCAAGGTAGACGGCCCTCTTATCCCATTCACCCAGGGTCTTTTTAACCCATGGCGTTTCATCAAGGTAATCCCCTATAGCACCATAGAGTGCTACACGGGAGTATTCTTCATCCAACCCGTTCTCAACAAGATACCTGAATGTGAGCTCTGATGCTGAGCAACAGGTGTCGTGAACTATGTTAATGCTTTCCACACTGCTGAGAGATACCCCAAGGGGCTCCGGATGGTGATCAATGTAGACAACGTTACCGTAGCGTCCCCGCTCCTCGAGGAGCCTGAGGACGTCTACAGCGGTTGTCTCGTTCAAAGCTATGTCAGCGATCAACAAGTCGTCACCGTTACGCGTAAACTCCTTGAGGTCGCCTAATAAGCCAACAGGGTGGGTGAAGAATACCTGTGTATCTGTCCTCGCACTGAAGAAAGCGTATGCCAGTGCACCCGACGCGACGCCGTCACTATCACCATGGACTAGTATTATGCGTCTAGACATGGGTTACACCTGTCGCAATCAATGGATGGTCAGCCCCGCGCGGCGTCTTCATCCCCTCTAGGGGTTTAACCTGCCACGCCTCCTCATCCCATCTCAACGCATCTAGCCTACTCCCCAAGCTTCCATTTTCAGCTCCAATCTATATAAACCTACCCTAGTAGACCCGCTCCTTAAAACACTGGCTCCATGGATTCCATGAAGGTGGGGTAAGGTTTGCCAGGCAGAATAGACCTAGGCAGGGCTCCTCAAGGCATACTTGAACTAGGCAACGATGAAATACTGGAGGAGTTCAAGGTCTCCCTTGAGGCTTCAGGTGCTTCCAGTGAAACCGTTAAAGCCTACTTATCGGCCGTCAAGGACTTCCTCAGCTTCATAGGTGGCAAACCACTTAGAGAGGTTACATTGAAGGATGTAGTGGCGTGGCGTAATGAACGGTTGAGAAACGGGTTCCCGAACAGGAAGATGGAGGGGAGGGAGAAATGGCAGGTCACACTCCACTATTACACCATGTTCCTTAAAAGGTTCTTCGAGTGGCTCGGGTTGAATATCGGTGTATCATCGGTTAAGAAGCCCCCGGCCCGTATCAACGCTTTGAGCGATGAAGAAATCGAGAAGCTGATGAATGCCGCCAGAACCCCCTTGGATAAATTGATATTGAGACTCCTCGTCGACACAGGGTTGAGAAGCCGGGAGCTCCTCGGGCTCCGCGTAGAGGACGTGGACTTCCACAGCAGGGTGATAAGGGTTTCATCAGCTAAGTACGGTAAGGAAAGGTATGTCACCGCCACAGGGGAAACCTTCGAGATGCTGCGCTCATGGATAGCGTTGAACGGTCTCAAGCCAGGGGACAGGCTCTTCAACCTGACGTACAGCGGCCTCTACAAGAAGCTCAAGAGGCTTGCGGCGAGAGCAGGCATTCCTCCGGAAAAGATCCGTCCACACGTGTTGAGACACACGTTCGCAACCAGGGCGCTGAGGCGTGGCCTGAGCCTGCCAAGCCTCCAGAGGCTGCTCGGCCACGCTGACATCAAGACAACCCAGGTCTACCTCCACCTCTCAATAGAGGACCTGAAGAAGGAGTACCAGGAGAAGATAGGGGGAGGCACAGGCGGGTTGAGGCGTTGCGTGAAATGCGGCAGGGAGATCCCTGCCGACGCATTGTACTGCCCTTACTGTGGCAGTAGCCAACAGGCGGCTTCACCGGCCCTTGAGGCTTAGGCCTCATCCAGGAGTCTTGCCACGATGATCCTCGGTATCTCCTTGTAGCTCGGGTTGCTTTCACGATACTTTTCCACGAGGAGCCCTCCATCGCTAACAGGGTAGTCGTCGCTGTAGCCTTCGAGATCCCTTGTAACACCCTCGTCGAGGACGGCTATGAAAACCGGGTTAACCGGTATACTCCACTTCTCCCCGCTATACTTGATCCTCAGTAATTCCTCTAGGAACGCCTGATCCTCCTTATACCCGTTGCTCAACACCGCCCTGTAATACTGCGAGATATAGTGTGCAATAATGATGAAGGCTGGTTTACCATCCTTAAACCCCTTGAATACGGCGACCTCGCTGTGATCCTCCATAACGGCGTGGGGACCCACCTCAATCCTATATCCCTTGCTACTCAGGCTCCCTAGCAGGGAGTCAAGGTTCTTAACGCTCTCCAGCTCCAGTATGGTTGCCGCCATGAATGCTTCTCCCCGTGAATCCTCATATAAGGTATCACCATATTAAAGCTCTTGAAGCAGCCAAGGGGGGTAGCGTGGCAGGGTACGTGGAGCCGGGTTCAACCATGGAGAGAAGGGTGGTTGAGAAGCTGAAAGGAATAATAGAGGAACACGTGGACTGGACAACGCTTCACACGATACCAGTAGTCAAATGGGAGTGGAGTAAATGCATGGTTAGGGTTAACGGGGAGGAGTACGAGTGCAACCCACTACCATATGCATCTAAATCCATTGGAGAGGGCCTGGCACTGCAAGCTAGTACACTCCGCGTGGTCGCAGGGGGCTTAAACGGCAGGGTGCTCCTTTACAAGTATCCTGAATCCATACTAGAGCTAAGATTCATGGTTGGCGAGGCACTTAAAGCAGGGGCAGAGGCAGTGGTATTGATTGGTGGAAAAGGCAGGCGGATGAGTGATGCAGTGTTATCTAGCAGCATACCCGTAATGAACCCGGATACTCCTCCAGGTATCCCAGTGGTGGTCCTCGAGGCGGATGCTGCGAGGAATCTCCAGCGTGAAGAAGCGAGGATCACTGTAGAGGTTGACGCTGGTTTAAGCGAGGCAACAGGGAGAACACTCGTGGCAGGGGTTAACGGGGATGAGGGAAACGTGATACATGTGTCAACGCATCACGACGGGTTACCGGGTGACGCCGGCTTCATAGAGAGGTATTCAGAGATGCTGAGGGATATAGTTGCCTCTGCCGCAACGGTTGGTGGAAGCAGCGTTATTCTCATCTCCTTCACGGCTAAAGAACACGGTGACCCATGGTTAAACAGCTATACATGGTCCTGGGGCTCTAGACACCTCCTCGGGATCCTCAGCTCTAAGAGTGAACTCGAAAAAGTGGTTCTAGACATAAATGTAGAGGCTGGTGGCGGGGACAACGCATCAATAGTGGATAACCCGGCACCCATACTCAGCTACAACAGTATCCCTACAGGCATCCACCTCAATGAAGCCGGAGCACACTTCGCCCTAGATAGCCTAACGTACCTCGGCCACGGGGTTCCAGCAGTGGCTTTAACCGGGTTAAAGCCTGACGTAATAATCAACCACGAAGGCTTGAAGAGGCTCACACAACACCTAGTGGAGGCGGCAAGGGACCCGGAGGCAATGCTTAGAAGCATGTGGCGTGGATTAATCGGTAAACTTGGAGACACCCCTCTAGAACACAGGGATCTCCTTGCCAGGATACATGAGTCAAGTAGACTCCTAGGGCCCCGGGGCGCTGTGAGAGCCTTAACCAGGTATGTGTCAACCCTGTCGTCAATCTACTTGGTTACAGGCACCGGGTTCCATGCCTGCATAAGTCACATGGGTTACTCCGCTGCACTCAGGGGATGCCGCGGCATCCTTGAAGAAGCCTCCGAGATGTATGGCAGGGTTGTGGCATGGGGTCTAAGCGGCATAGTCCTGGATGCCAGGGTTAAGCTGAAGATACTCGAGGATGTGGCTAGGAGGATTGACTCAGCCACGCTTATTAAGTCTAATGAACTGTTTAATAAGACCCTGGAGCTGGAGGCATGTAGGCAAAGCCTCAAAGGTGTAGTGGATGAGCGCCAGGAAGAGCATCGGGATAGATAAATACAAGGATTTCCCGGAGTGGTATCACAGTGTTCTGAAGGAAGCCGGCATCATAGATATACGGTACCCTGTTAAAGGCATGAATGTCTGGATGCCCTATGGCTTGAAAGCATTGAGGTTGACTCAGAGGATACTCATGGATCTACTGGAGGAGACAGGCCACCAGGAGGCCTACTTCCCCACAATGGTTCCAGAGAGCGTGTTCTCAAGGGAGAAAGACTTCCTGAAGGGCTTCGGCGGTGAAACATTCGTGGTAGAGGGGACGGTTACAAGGAAGTTTAACGAGAGGCTGTTTGTCAGGCCAACCAGTGAAACAGTAATGTACTACATGTGGAACATGTGGATAAAGGGGAGAAAGGATCTACCGCTCAAGATGTACCAGGTAGTAAACGTGTTCAGATATGAAACGAAGATGACTCACCCCATACTAAGGGTAAGGGAGATAATGGGCTTCATAGAGGCTCATACAGCACATGCAACCATGGAGGAGGCTGAGAAGCAGATTAGTGAAGCAATAGCGATATACAAGGAGTTCTTCAACAGGCTCCAGCTACCATACTTCATAGTGAAGACACCTCCATGGGACACTTTCGCCGGGGCAGAATACAACTATGACTTCATAACCGTGATGCCCGATGGTAAAGGCCTCGAACTAGGAAGCGTCATTAACCTAGGGCAGAAGTTCGCCAAGGCATTCGAGATAAAGTACATGGACACCGACGGCGTAGAGAAACATGTCTACCAGACATGCTACGGTGTGAGTGAAAGGGTTCTGGGAGCCGTTATAGGGATACACGGGGATGAAACAGGCCTGTTCTTCCCGCCGGATATCGCGCCAATACAAGTAGTCATAGTACCCGTGATGAAGCCCGGTGAAAACCAGGTCTTGGAATACGCGTTCAAAGTCAGCAACATCCTTAAGGCGCATGGTGTAAGGGTCTTCGTGGACACGGATCAAGAGCACACGCCTGGATGGAAATACTACTACTGGGAGATGAAGGGGGTCCCAACAAGGATAGAAGTGGGTAGAAAGGAGCTCGATGCATCCACGGTAACCATTGCTAGGCGGGATAAGAGGGAGAAACACGTGGTCAAGCTCGAGGAGGCAGTAGATCTACTCCGTAAAATATGGTCGGAGATAAACGAGTACCTCAGAAGCAGAGCCCTGGAGCACTTGGCCAGGAAGACAGTGTTCCTCCCAGAACACCCGGAGGACAAGGGGTTCGATGGACTGGTGATCGCGCCATGGGATGGAAGCAGGGAGTGTGCTGAGGAGCTCGAGAAGGAAACCGGTAAGAACGTCCTAGGGGAGATAACGGAGTCACCGTTAAACCTGCCGCCGCCCTCACAATACACGGCGTGCGGTAAGGCTAAGGCGGACAGATACGCGTTGCTAGGCGTAACCTATTAATGTCTGAGCCCCCGTCTTAAAGGGGGTTTTCCTTCAGGGAGTTCACTGGTTCCCCATATCTCTTCGGGTTTACATACGTCATCTGCGGGGGTGGGCAGAGATTCTTCATTTCCGCGAGGGACGGGGCTTTCAGTTGTGACAGCATGGACGCTTGCTATGCTCCTGTAGCCCGAGGCTTCTTACTTACCGTGATTATTTTTAAACCCTGAATTAAATCCCTTAATCAAGAAATGTTTCCAAGGTGTTATCGATGAGTGAGTACATAAAGCAACTGAAGATCCAGGTAGCCGGCAAGGTGCCAGGCGTGAAATTCCAGGATAAGTCGGCGATGGAGGTCATGATCATGAAGGAGGGGAAGACTCTTCTCACGATACGAGACGAGAAGGACTATATTACGTTGACCACCGCCGACGGCAAATCATTCAAATATGATAAATGGTACACTAAACCGGAGAACCTTGCTGAAACGATAAAGGTCTATGTTGAGAGGTTGAAGTAGGTTTTTTAACGAGTCTCACCGCGGAGGGCTCATAGTAACCCTCGTACTCCGATAATATCTTCTTCTCACCCGCTATGAGTAGCCTGTATTTGAATAAGGGCGAGTCAACAACTATTGTTTCAGCGTCTCCCCCCTCGAAGGATGGGTCAAACCCGTATTTCCGTGCCAGCTTGATCAGCCTTTCAACATCCTCCGCCTCTATCTCCCTGCCCAGTATTTCCAACGGTATACCCATGCTGGTTATAGACATGATAATGAACCTGATACCGTTTTCAAGGAGCTCCCCCAAGTACTTGTAGGGGTTCCTACCCCATAGGGGAGTATAGAGTTCAAGCCCTAGTTCCCCTACAACTTGTTCAAACCTCTTTCTCTGATAGTTGCTGGCTATGGCTCCGCTCACAACTACCTTCACACCATACCTGTCCCGAACCCTTGTAAGCAACATCCTCAACGCGTCTATCTCCATCTCTCCCTCACTAACTCCAATGGTTTCGAGAGGTATGCCAAGCGACTGCGACTGTGCCTGCAGGATATTGAAGTAGGGTTGATGATACAGCATAGAGTACCTGTAAAGCGGGATAATCGATGAGAGAACAACAATCCTATATCCTGCCTCGGCGGCCTTGTGAAGAGCGTAAACAGAGTCCTTTCCACCAGTGAACAGTACCGTGGCATTCATGCTCCACGCCTCAAGGGATTCAACTTCTTCCCACCCTAAAAGGGTGAGGGTTTCCCACAGGGTGGCTAGGCCTAGCATACGGGGTATTCTCGGCTTGGAGAACGGGTCGAGGGAGCAGTGATCACGGGTCTCGTGTGCGGGGAAGGATTACTGGTTGAAAAGAACTATTCAACCGGCCTGAGAGTTCCTCCCCCTGTATCCTGGATGATACTTTCTTATGTGTTCTACCTTAACCTTCTTCAACTCGTCCTCGGGCAGTATGGCTAGGAGTTCCCATCCCTTGTTCAAGGTCTCCTCGATTGTTCGATGCTCGTACTCCCCCTGTCCAATGAATTCTCTCTCGAACCTGTCGGCGAACTCAAGGTACTTCTTATCTCTCTGCGTTAATGCCTCGGTGCCAACTATTACTGAAAGCTCTCTCAGCCTTGTTCCCTCTGCATAGGCGCTCATGAGCTGCATGAATACACCGTGATGGTCCTCCCTTGTCTTACCGGCACCTATACCGTCCTTCATCAATCTCGACAAGCTCATCAACGGGTCGAAGGGCGGGTATATGCCTTTCATCCATAGCTGTCTCGATAAGACGAGCTGGCCCTCCGTGATGTAACCGGTTAAGTCGGGTATTGGATGGGTGATGTCGTCGTCGGGCATTGTGAGTATGGGTAGCTGGGTTACACTCCCCTTCTTGCCTCGTACACGTCCAGCACGCTCGTATATTGTGGCTAGATCCGTGTACATGTATCCTGGGTAACCCCTCCTGCCTGGAACCTCCTCCCTTGCAGCGCTAAGCTCTCTGAGGGCTTCACAGTAGAACGTCATATCCGTCAACACTACTAGGACATGCATGTCATGCGTCCAGGCCAGGTGTTCAGCTATGGTTAACGCTACGCGTGGCGTCGCAATTCTCTCGATGACTGGTGAGCTGGCAGTGTTGATTAGTGCAACGGTTCTCTCAAGCGCTCCAGTCCTCCTGAAGTTTTCTATGAAGAACATGGCGTCATCGTAGGGTACACCTATGGCTGCGAACACCATGGCGAACTTCTCCTCCTTACCGAGCACTCTCGCCTGCCTAACTATTTGCGCGGCTATCCTGTTATGTGGTAGGCCTGAGCCACTGAAGATCGGGAGCTTCTGTCCTCTCACAATACTGAATAATCCGTCGATGGCTGAGATACCTGTCTCAATGAACTCTGAGGGCGGGAGCCTTGAAGCAGGGTTGAGTGGGGCACCATTGATGTCAAGGTAGTCTTCGGGTACTATCCTTGGACCATTGTCGATGGGTCTGCCGAGGCCGTCGAAGACCCTCCCCAGCATGTCTATGCTTACCGGTATCCTGAGTGTTTCCCCACGGTACTTGACACGCGACTTGAGTAGGTCTACGTCTGCTACTCCACCGAATACCTGTATAACTGTGGCATCCCTGCTGACGTCTATCACCTGTCCCAGCTTGGCTTCACCCGTGGGCAGGAGTACCTCGACTATTTCACCGTATGTTACACCCGGTATTGTTTCAGCAAATAATAGTCCACCCTGTGCTTTGAGGAGCCGGCTGGATACTCTCGTGGCGAGCTTGGACTCCACTATCTACCACCCTCCATGAGCGCCTTGAACTCGTTCTCCATGTCTGAGAGTATGCCCTCGAACTCTTTATCGTTGTCGCCGAACGGTATATCCTTCATCCTAGCTATCCTCTCCCTAATCCTCATGCTACGTATCTTCTCGAAGGCTACTCCCTGCTTCACTGCTTCAATGGATTTCTCGTAGAACCTGACGATTACAGCCGCCATCCTTGATGTTTTAACCGGGTGGGAGAACGCGTCAACAGTGCTGAACGCGTCCTGCTGAAGGAAGTCCTCCCTAATCATCCTGGCCACCTCGAGGACGAGTCTATCCTCGACTGGCAGTGCATCCGCCCCTACTAGTCTCACTAGTTCCTCGAGCTCGGCCTCCCTCTGGAGAAGCCACGATATCTTCTCCCTGAGATACGAGTACTCCGGGCTTATCTTA
Coding sequences within it:
- a CDS encoding aminopeptidase Iap family-like protein, with the protein product MAGYVEPGSTMERRVVEKLKGIIEEHVDWTTLHTIPVVKWEWSKCMVRVNGEEYECNPLPYASKSIGEGLALQASTLRVVAGGLNGRVLLYKYPESILELRFMVGEALKAGAEAVVLIGGKGRRMSDAVLSSSIPVMNPDTPPGIPVVVLEADAARNLQREEARITVEVDAGLSEATGRTLVAGVNGDEGNVIHVSTHHDGLPGDAGFIERYSEMLRDIVASAATVGGSSVILISFTAKEHGDPWLNSYTWSWGSRHLLGILSSKSELEKVVLDINVEAGGGDNASIVDNPAPILSYNSIPTGIHLNEAGAHFALDSLTYLGHGVPAVALTGLKPDVIINHEGLKRLTQHLVEAARDPEAMLRSMWRGLIGKLGDTPLEHRDLLARIHESSRLLGPRGAVRALTRYVSTLSSIYLVTGTGFHACISHMGYSAALRGCRGILEEASEMYGRVVAWGLSGIVLDARVKLKILEDVARRIDSATLIKSNELFNKTLELEACRQSLKGVVDERQEEHRDR
- the proS gene encoding proline--tRNA ligase, translated to MSARKSIGIDKYKDFPEWYHSVLKEAGIIDIRYPVKGMNVWMPYGLKALRLTQRILMDLLEETGHQEAYFPTMVPESVFSREKDFLKGFGGETFVVEGTVTRKFNERLFVRPTSETVMYYMWNMWIKGRKDLPLKMYQVVNVFRYETKMTHPILRVREIMGFIEAHTAHATMEEAEKQISEAIAIYKEFFNRLQLPYFIVKTPPWDTFAGAEYNYDFITVMPDGKGLELGSVINLGQKFAKAFEIKYMDTDGVEKHVYQTCYGVSERVLGAVIGIHGDETGLFFPPDIAPIQVVIVPVMKPGENQVLEYAFKVSNILKAHGVRVFVDTDQEHTPGWKYYYWEMKGVPTRIEVGRKELDASTVTIARRDKREKHVVKLEEAVDLLRKIWSEINEYLRSRALEHLARKTVFLPEHPEDKGFDGLVIAPWDGSRECAEELEKETGKNVLGEITESPLNLPPPSQYTACGKAKADRYALLGVTY
- a CDS encoding diphthine--ammonia ligase codes for the protein MNATVLFTGGKDSVYALHKAAEAGYRIVVLSSIIPLYRYSMLYHQPYFNILQAQSQSLGIPLETIGVSEGEMEIDALRMLLTRVRDRYGVKVVVSGAIASNYQRKRFEQVVGELGLELYTPLWGRNPYKYLGELLENGIRFIIMSITSMGIPLEILGREIEAEDVERLIKLARKYGFDPSFEGGDAETIVVDSPLFKYRLLIAGEKKILSEYEGYYEPSAVRLVKKPTSTSQHRPLSFQQGSPV
- a CDS encoding V-type ATP synthase subunit B, whose protein sequence is MESKLATRVSSRLLKAQGGLLFAETIPGVTYGEIVEVLLPTGEAKLGQVIDVSRDATVIQVFGGVADVDLLKSRVKYRGETLRIPVSIDMLGRVFDGLGRPIDNGPRIVPEDYLDINGAPLNPASRLPPSEFIETGISAIDGLFSIVRGQKLPIFSGSGLPHNRIAAQIVRQARVLGKEEKFAMVFAAIGVPYDDAMFFIENFRRTGALERTVALINTASSPVIERIATPRVALTIAEHLAWTHDMHVLVVLTDMTFYCEALRELSAAREEVPGRRGYPGYMYTDLATIYERAGRVRGKKGSVTQLPILTMPDDDITHPIPDLTGYITEGQLVLSRQLWMKGIYPPFDPLMSLSRLMKDGIGAGKTREDHHGVFMQLMSAYAEGTRLRELSVIVGTEALTQRDKKYLEFADRFEREFIGQGEYEHRTIEETLNKGWELLAILPEDELKKVKVEHIRKYHPGYRGRNSQAG